The following proteins are encoded in a genomic region of Pyrus communis chromosome 11, drPyrComm1.1, whole genome shotgun sequence:
- the LOC137708461 gene encoding heterogeneous nuclear ribonucleoprotein 1-like — protein MQSDSGKLFIGGISWDTNEGRLKEYFSSFGEVVEAVIMKDRTTGRARGFGFVVFSDPAVADSVIMEKHNIDGRMVEAKKAVPRDDQNILGRSSGSIHGSPGPGRTRKIFVGGLASTVTESDFKKYFEQFGTITDVVVMYDHHTHRPRGFGFITYDSEEAVDKVLLKTFHELNGKMVEVKRAVPKELSPGPSRSPIGGFNYGLSRVSSFLNGYTQGYTPNTGGGYGLGRFSPVAGGRSGFPPFGSGYGMGMNYEPGLSLGFGGNANYNNNNNNNNNSNNLNYGRGGLSPYYVNNSSRFSNPIGYDGGNGGNTSSFFSSETRNLWGDGGGGLNSTNSNAYIRSGSGTIGGSTFGNTGANWASSAMPAQGGGNNVSNNSRNLGYTVGDNSYGLGTGGYGRNSGASVAPTSSLAASNGGGFDGSLADFYSSNSVYGDPTWRSSNSERDGSVPFGYGLGGAASDVSAMSSPGYVGGYSVNKRQSNTGIAA, from the exons ATGCAATCCGATAGTGGTAAGTTGTTTATTGGCGGCATATCTTGGGATACAAATGAAGGGCGTCTAAAAGAGTATTTCAGTAGTTTTGGGGAGGTGGTGGAAGCAGTGATCATGAAAGATCGGACCACAGGCCGTGCTcgtggttttggttttgttgttttttctgACCCAGCAGTTGCGGACAGCGTCATAATGGAGAAGCACAACATTGATGGAAGGATG GTTGAGGCCAAAAAGGCTGTTCCAAGGGATGACCAAAACATATTGGGAAGAAGCAGTGGCAGCATCCATGGTTCTCCAGGTCCAGGCCGCACAAGAAAAATTTTCGTTGGAGGTTTAGCATCCACTGTCACAGAGAGTGACTTCAAGAAGTACTTTGAGCAGTTTGGGACAATCACAGATGTTGTGGTGATGTATGATCACCACACCCACAGACCGAGAGGCTTTGGATTCATCACTTATGATTCAGAAGAGGCAGTGGACAAGGTTTTACTTAAGACATTTCATGAACTGAACGGGAAGATGGTTGAGGTCAAGCGTGCAGTTCCCAAAGAGTTGTCGCCTGGCCCCAGTCGCAGCCCTATTGGTGGATTCAACTACGGTCTGAGTAGGGTTAGTAGCTTCCTTAATGGCTACACTCAGGGGTATACTCCAAATACAGGTGGAGGCTATGGACTTGGTAGATTCAGTCCAGTTGCTGGTGGTCGTAGTGGATTTCCTCCATTTGGTTCTGGTTATGGAATGGGTATGAATTATGAGCCAGGGTTGAGCCTAGGTTTTGGAGGGAATgcaaattataataataataataataataataataatagtaataattTGAACTATGGACGGGGTGGATTGAGTCCTTATTATGTCAATAATTCAAGTAGGTTTAGCAATCCCATTGGGTATGATGGCGGTAATGGAGGAAACACATCTTCATTTTTCAGCTCAGAGACTCGAAACTTATGGGGGGATGGGGGTGGTGGTCTTAACTCCACAAATTCTAATGCTTACATCAGATCAGGAAGTGGGACCATTGGAGGAAGTACATTTGGAAATACTGGAGCTAATTGGGCTTCTTCAGCAATGCCGGCTCAAGGTGGTGGAAATAATGTTTCTAACAATAGCAGGAACCTTGGTTATACAGTTGGGGATAACAGTTACGGTCTGGGGACTGGAGGGTATGGAAGAAACAGTGGTGCAAGTGTGGCCCCTACATCTTCACTTGCTGCATCAAATGGTGGTGGTTTCGATGGGTCCTTGGCTGACTTTTACAGTAGTAATTCAGTTTATGGAGACCCTACTTGGAGATCATCAAATTCTGAGCGAGATGGGTCTGTTCCTTTTGGTTATGGGCTTGGCGGCGCAGCTTCTGATGTTTCAGCTATGAGTTCTCCTGGTTATGTTGGTGGTTATAGTGTTAATAAGAGACAGTCAAACACAG GAATCGCTGCCTAG